A single Primulina eburnea isolate SZY01 chromosome 11, ASM2296580v1, whole genome shotgun sequence DNA region contains:
- the LOC140804946 gene encoding protein CHROMOSOME TRANSMISSION FIDELITY 7-like yields MQSKISNFFKSSPSLRQKSIDRASDFDYLVGFGDENLTKEPDITVTCKRKEPHSNNENNNASNLKASKEQDSEGKMDKIGMVKCKNVLNKRNYAQLYLEVGQSDFLLHTCKTCGFKYSTGDEGDEKVHKTFHKNYTHGIFFKGWCSERIIDSLQKGRVILVQEDDPVSHQNKVRDVVHMMEMEHGEGWILHKQCKVYMFVSSQRISGCLVAEPIERAHKIIPGSVSEKCKNVPAKETRSSVALVFGGVSLQREIMIKNSDKRYEEGSLDGVILCEKGDVPVACGIRAIWVAPCNRRKHIASFLLDAARKSFCTGVYLEQMQLALSQPTSLGKAFISSYTRTTSFLVYTTSNGE; encoded by the exons ATGCAATCGAAAATTAGCAATTTCTTCAAATCCTCTCCTTCTCTCCGGCAGAAATCTATCGACCGAGCTTCCGATTTCGATTACTTAGTTGGCTTTGGCGACGAAAATTTGACTAAAGAGCCAGATATCACTGTCACGTGCAAACGAAAGGAACCACACTCCAATAA TGAGAATAATAATGCATCAAATCTGAAGGCATCGAAGGAACAGGATTCTGAGGGGAAAATGGACAAAATTGGGATGGTTAAGTGTAAAAATGTTTTGAACAAAAGAAATTATGCCCAGCTATACTTGGAGGTCGGGCAGTCTGATTTTCTATTACATACATGTAAAACATGTGGGTTCAAGTATTCTACTGGGGATGAAGGTGATGAGAAGGTTCACAAGACATTTCACAAGAATTACACTCATGGGATCTTTTTCAAG GGTTGGTGCAGTGAAAGGATTATTGATTCCCTTCAAAAAGGACGTGTAATTTTGGTGCAAGAGGATGATCCTGTCTCACATCAGAACAAG GTTCGGGATGTTGTGCACATGATGGAGATGGAGCACGGAGAGGGGTGGATACTTCATAAGCAGTGTAAG GTATATATGTTTGTTTCATCCCAACGGATATCAGGATGTCTTGTAGCTGAACCAATAGAGAGAGCTCACAAAATAATCCCAGGCTCGGTATCTGAAAAATGCAAAAACGTCCCTGCAAAAGAAACAAGAAGTTCAGTTGCACTTGTATTTGGCGGTGTTAGTCTTCAGAGggaaataatgataaaaaattcTGATAAACGTTATGAAGAAGGGAGCCTTGATGGAGTAATTTTATGCGAGAAGGGTGATGTGCCTGTTGCTTGTGGGATTAGAGCCATTTGGGTTGCTCCCTGTAACAGAAGAAAGCACATAGCCTCTTTTCTACTTGATGCTGCAAG GAAAAGTTTCTGCACCGGCGTATATCTCGAGCAAATGCAATTGGCGTTATCTCAACCCACCTCACTTGGGAAGGCTTTCATATCCAGTTATACTAGGACCACTTCTTTCTTGGTGTATACAACAAGTAATGGCGAATAA
- the LOC140805279 gene encoding exocyst complex component EXO70A1-like has protein sequence MIHKSVTKTTKMATHDTAIVTLSERAALMRESMEKTQAITDNMVAILGSFDHRLSALETAMRPTQLRTHSIRRAHENIDKTLKAAEIILSQFDLSRKAEAKILRGPHEDLESYLEAVDQLRSIIRFFSSNKNLKSSIGVINQANTLLGKAIFKLEDEFRQLLTSYSKPVEPDRLTDCLPNPTKPSSASHGHDDSSGPKSSPEHQNKSLENAIRPPPALIPPRILPLLHEIAQQMIQAGHQQQLLNIYREARASAIEQTLRKLGVERLGKEDVQKMQWEVLEAKIGSWINFMRIVIKVLFVGEKKVCDEIFEGHDTLRDQCFSEVTANSVTVLLSFGEAIAKSKRSPEKLFVLLDMYEIMRELQSEMDTIFKSKYCGDMREAAAVLTKRLAQTAQETFSDFEEAVEKDATKTAVLDGTVHPLTSYVINYVKFLFDYQSTLKLLFGEFGDGDVEEQLASITTRVMQALQSNLDGKSKLYKDPSLTQLFLMNNIHYIVRSVRRSEAKDLLGDDWVQINRRVVQQHANQYKRISWSKILQCLSIQGLQTGGSGSFGDGGSTSGVSRAMVKDRFKNFNLLFEELHQRQSQWTVPDSELRESLRLAVAEVLLPAYRSFIKRFGPLIEGGKNPQKYIRYSPEDLERMLAEFFEGKTWNEPRR, from the exons ATGATCCACAAATCTGTTACAAAAACTACGAAAATGGCGACACACGACACAGCAATTGTAACCCTAAGCGAGCGAGCGGCACTGATGAGGGAATCCATGGAGAAAACGCAGGCTATCACCGATAACATGGTGGCCATTCTCGGCTCCTTCGACCACCGCCTCTCTGCCCTCGAGACCGCCATGCGCCCCACTCAG TTGAGAACGCATTCAATAAGGAGGGCGCACGAGAACATCGACAAAACGCTAAAAGCCGCTGAGATTATTCTTAGTCAGTTTGATCTCTCACGCAAG GCTGAGGCTAAAATATTGAGGGGCCCGCATGAGGATTTAGAAAGTTACCTTGAAGCAGTTGATCAACTGAGGAGTATTATCCGTTTCTTCAGTAGCAACAAAAATCTTAAAAGTAGCATTGGGGTAATCAACCAGGCCAACACCTTACTTGGAAAGGCAATCTTCAAACTGGAAGATGAATTTCGACAGCTTCTCACATCATACAG CAAACCTGTGGAACCTGACCGCCTAACAGATTGCCTTCCCAACCCTACAAAGCCATCTTCAGCATCACATGGACATGATGATTCCAGTGGACCCAAATCATCTCCAGAGCATCAAAATAAAAGTTTGGAAAATGCAATTCGTCCCCCTCCGGCTCTAATTCCACCTAGAATTCTTCCTTTACTGCATGAAATTGCCCAGCAAATGATTCAAGCTGGTCATCAACAGCAACTACTTAACATATACAG GGAAGCTCGAGCTTCAGCTATAGAACAAACTCTCAGAAAACTGGGTGTGGAAAGATTGGGTAAAGAGGACGTACAAAAGATGCAATGGGAAGTTCTGGAGGCAAAGATTGGAAGCTGGATTAATTTTATGCGAATTGTT ATCAAAGTTTTGTTTGTTGGTGAAAAGAAAGTATGTGATGAGATATTTGAGGGTCACGATACTCTTAGAGATCAATGCTTTTCGGAAGTTACAGCTAACAGTGTGACAGTGCTCCTTAGTTTTGGAGAAGCTATAGCGAAGAGCAAACGTTCGCCTGAAAAACTGTTTGTCCTCCTAGACATGTATGAGATAATGCGAGAACTTCAGTCAGAG ATGGATACCATATTCAAGAGTAAATATTGTGGTGACATGCGAGAAGCTGCTGCAGTATTGACAAAACGTCTGGCTCAGACGGCCCAGGAAACATTTAGTGATTTTGAGGAAGCAGTTGAAAAAGATGCTACAAAAACTGCTGTTCTAGATGGAACAGTCCATCCTCTAACCAGCTATGTAATTAACTATGTGAAGTTTCTGTTTGA CTATCAATCAACTCTAAAGCTACTCTTCGGAGAGTTTGGAGATGGTGATGTGGAAGAGCAGTTGGCTTCTATAACAACACGTGTAATGCAGGCTCTTCAAAGTAATCTTGATGGCAAATCCAAATTATATAAAGATCCATCTTTAACTCAATTATTTCTGATGAACAATATTCACTATATTGTAAGATCTGTGCGCAG GTCAGAAGCAAAAGATCTGTTAGGTGATGACTGGGTGCAAATTAATAGAAGAGTCGTCCAACAGCATGCTAATCAGTACAAGAGGATCTCTTGGTCTAAG ATTCTACAGTGCCTATCCATTCAGGGGCTTCAGACCGGTGGGAGTGGTTCTTTTGGAGATGGTGGCAGCACAAGCGGTGTTTCCCGCGCAATGGTGAAAGACAGATTCAAAAACTTCAATTTGCTCTTTGAGGAGCTTCATCAAAGACAGTCTCAATGGACAGTACCAGACAGTGAATTACGGGAGTCTTTGAGGCTCGCAGTTGCTGAGGTCCTACTTCCTGCATATAGATCCTTCATTAAACGTTTTGG ACCTTTAATCGAGGGTGGAAAGAATCCACAGAAGTACATCCGATACAGTCCAGAAGATCTCGAAAGAATGCTGGCCGAGTTTTTCGAAGGGAAGACCTGGAACGAACCGAGGCGATAG
- the LOC140804776 gene encoding NDR1/HIN1-like protein 1, translating to MSEKVCNHHESKWRKFTPRLLSGLFISAFIILLIVLLVWVILQPKKPIFILQDATIFNLNVSAPNIISTTLQITVFSSNPNSRIGIYYDKMDVYAAYHDQQITYFTAIPPVYQGNKDVNVWSPFVYGNTVPVAPYNGISLSQDQANGAVFMVIKLNGRVRWKVGTFVSGRYHLHVSCPAYIPLGNSKDNGISIGNAVKYELSQSCSVGV from the coding sequence ATGTCGGAGAAAGTATGCAACCACCACGAGAGCAAGTGGCGGAAATTCACCCCAAGATTGCTGTCCGGCCTCTTCATCTCCGCCTTCATAATCCTCCTCATCGTCCTCCTCGTCTGGGTAATCCTCCAGCCCAAAAAGCCAATATTCATTCTCCAAGACGCCACCATCTTCAACCTCAACGTCTCCGCCCCAAACATCATCTCCACCACCCTGCAGATCACAGTCTTTTCCAGCAACCCCAACTCCAGGATCGGCATCTACTACGACAAGATGGACGTGTACGCCGCCTACCACGACCAGCAGATCACTTACTTCACCGCTATCCCGCCTGTTTATCAAGGCAACAAGGACGTCAACGTCTGGTCCCCATTCGTCTACGGCAACACCGTCCCTGTGGCGCCGTACAACGGCATTTCCCTCAGCCAGGACCAGGCAAACGGCGCGGTATTCATGGTGATCAAGCTGAACGGCCGAGTTAGATGGAAAGTGGGGACGTTTGTTTCGGGGCGGTACCATTTACATGTGAGCTGCCCCGCCTACATCCCGCTAGGAAATAGCAAAGACAACGGAATTTCCATAGGGAACGCAGTCAAGTATGAGCTTTCACAGAGTTGTAGTGTTGGTGTttga